One segment of Paenibacillus rhizovicinus DNA contains the following:
- a CDS encoding GerMN domain-containing protein yields MTHYRLFRRAALAGALALPILTTGCGLFSQPASEAIDPPQNSTQNVSTNVDPGQVTAQGDQSQMTLYLRDRNGLLAPITVLSTLGQDEQPAQKALEMMVDGSAYANEIPDGFSAVLPKGTTIKQLNIIPDQKQAVVDFSKEFGTYSAADERKIVEAVTWTLTSQPDITNVKLMMEGKELSQMPVDAMPIDEPLTRAVGINLEAADGVDYSVSTPVTIYFSALSPDNEQYYVPVTRLVNRSNNRAKTAIEQLISGPIGDLPLKAVMTSDVVVKNVTKAKDVVTVELQDDSYQAGQKEPAEMLQAVVLSLTENTGLGKVQIKLNGKSDFVDSNNQAYNEPVSRMEHINAFKS; encoded by the coding sequence ATGACACATTATCGCCTGTTTCGCCGGGCAGCGCTCGCCGGGGCTTTGGCTCTGCCCATCTTGACGACCGGCTGCGGCTTGTTCTCGCAACCCGCCAGCGAAGCCATCGATCCGCCGCAGAACAGCACGCAGAATGTCAGCACGAATGTTGATCCGGGACAAGTCACGGCACAAGGGGATCAGTCCCAAATGACGCTGTACTTGCGGGACCGGAACGGTCTGCTCGCTCCGATTACGGTCTTGTCGACATTAGGACAAGATGAGCAGCCTGCTCAGAAAGCGCTCGAAATGATGGTCGACGGCAGTGCCTACGCCAATGAGATTCCGGACGGCTTCTCGGCGGTCTTGCCGAAAGGGACAACGATCAAACAGCTGAACATCATCCCGGACCAGAAACAAGCCGTCGTCGATTTCTCCAAAGAATTCGGTACCTATTCGGCAGCGGACGAGCGGAAGATCGTTGAAGCCGTGACGTGGACGCTGACAAGCCAGCCGGATATTACGAACGTGAAGCTCATGATGGAGGGCAAGGAATTGTCGCAAATGCCGGTCGACGCGATGCCGATCGACGAACCGTTGACGCGGGCAGTCGGCATTAACCTTGAAGCGGCGGACGGAGTCGACTACAGCGTTTCGACGCCGGTCACGATTTATTTCTCCGCGCTTTCGCCGGACAACGAGCAATATTACGTACCGGTCACGAGACTCGTGAACCGCAGCAACAACCGGGCCAAAACAGCCATCGAGCAGCTGATCAGCGGTCCGATCGGCGACCTTCCGCTCAAAGCGGTGATGACGTCGGACGTGGTCGTGAAGAACGTAACCAAAGCGAAGGACGTCGTCACGGTCGAGCTGCAGGACGACAGCTACCAGGCAGGCCAGAAAGAACCGGCCGAAATGCTGCAAGCCGTCGTGCTTTCGCTGACTGAGAATACCGGCCTCGGCAAAGTACAGATCAAGCTGAACGGCAAGTCGGATTTCGTGGATTCGAACAATCAAGCGTACAATGAGCCAGTCTCCCGCATGGAGCATATTAATGCTTTTAAATCCTAG
- the rph gene encoding ribonuclease PH, which yields MRFDGRQADELRPVTITLQPNKYAEGSVLIEFGDTKVLCTASIEERVPPFMKGQGKGWINAEYAMLPRATQVRNQRESAKGKLTGRTMEIQRLIGRALRSVVDLQALGERTVTLDCDVLQADGGTRTTSITGAFVALALAVDKLNRNHAFAKYPITDFLASVSVGVIGERTLLDLNYEEDSKAKVDMNVVMTGARKFVEVQGTGEEAPFSREEFNSLLAFAEEGIASLIAKQRDVLGEKGSRIGQATV from the coding sequence ATGAGATTCGACGGAAGACAGGCGGACGAGCTTCGCCCGGTCACGATTACGCTGCAACCCAACAAATACGCGGAAGGCTCCGTGCTCATCGAGTTCGGCGATACGAAAGTGCTCTGCACCGCTTCGATCGAAGAGCGGGTGCCGCCTTTTATGAAAGGGCAGGGCAAAGGCTGGATTAACGCGGAATACGCGATGCTGCCCCGCGCCACGCAAGTTCGCAATCAGCGGGAGTCCGCGAAAGGAAAGCTGACGGGCCGCACGATGGAAATCCAACGGCTGATCGGGCGTGCGCTTCGCTCGGTCGTCGATTTGCAGGCGCTCGGAGAGCGCACGGTCACGCTCGACTGCGACGTGCTCCAAGCGGACGGGGGAACCCGGACGACATCCATCACCGGCGCGTTCGTCGCGCTGGCGCTTGCCGTGGACAAGCTGAACCGCAATCATGCGTTCGCGAAATATCCGATTACCGATTTTCTCGCTTCGGTCAGCGTTGGCGTCATCGGCGAGCGAACGCTGCTGGATTTGAATTACGAAGAGGATTCCAAAGCGAAAGTCGATATGAACGTCGTCATGACGGGCGCGCGCAAGTTCGTTGAAGTGCAGGGAACCGGCGAAGAAGCGCCGTTCTCCCGGGAAGAGTTCAATTCGCTGCTCGCTTTCGCGGAAGAAGGCATCGCCAGCCTGATCGCCAAACAGCGCGACGTGCTGGGCGAGAAGGGCAGCCGAATCGGGCAGGCAACGGTATGA
- the rdgB gene encoding RdgB/HAM1 family non-canonical purine NTP pyrophosphatase — MRRGETVVVATKNAGKVREFAHAFGKLGMEVVSMFDYPDLPDVVEDGVTFAENARKKAREVAEALGMPVLADDSGLEVAALGGDPGVYSARYSGEGATDARNNEKLLRELARVSNGGESAERLSDGTKLLSEARFVCTLALYDPATGTFTESEGYVSGSIMESPRGESGFGYDPLFWVNSESKGMAEMTKEEKQAIGHRGRALADLLQKLEV; from the coding sequence ATGAGGCGGGGAGAAACGGTTGTCGTAGCCACGAAGAATGCCGGCAAAGTGCGTGAATTCGCGCATGCGTTCGGCAAGCTCGGCATGGAAGTCGTCAGCATGTTCGACTACCCCGATCTGCCGGACGTCGTCGAGGACGGCGTCACTTTCGCCGAGAATGCGCGCAAGAAGGCGCGCGAAGTGGCGGAAGCGCTCGGCATGCCGGTGCTGGCCGACGATTCCGGCTTGGAAGTCGCTGCGCTCGGCGGCGATCCGGGCGTCTACTCTGCCCGGTATTCCGGCGAGGGCGCCACGGATGCGCGCAACAACGAGAAGCTGCTGCGGGAGCTTGCTCGCGTGTCGAACGGCGGCGAGTCGGCCGAACGGTTGTCCGACGGCACGAAGCTGCTCAGCGAGGCCCGGTTCGTCTGCACGCTGGCGCTTTACGATCCGGCAACGGGCACGTTCACGGAAAGCGAAGGTTACGTTTCCGGCTCCATCATGGAATCGCCGAGAGGCGAAAGCGGCTTCGGCTACGATCCGCTCTTCTGGGTGAACAGCGAAAGCAAAGGCATGGCGGAGATGACGAAGGAAGAGAAGCAGGCAATCGGCCACCGCGGCCGGGCGCTTGCCGACTTGCTGCAGAAGCTGGAAGTTTAA
- the asnB gene encoding asparagine synthase (glutamine-hydrolyzing), producing the protein MCGFTGWIDWTADLTKQSIILEKMTGTLANRGPDASGTWISPHCALGHRRLSVIDPVNGAQPMIRTSDDDTYVLVYNGELYNAPELKRELESRGRRFTTTCDTEVLLVAYMEWGPSCVEKFNGIFAFALWDSREEQLFIARDRLGVKPFFFSKQLGRFIFGSEPKALLAHPAVKPEVGPEGLAEIFIVGPARTPGVGVYRDLTELLPGQCAVVNRSGVHASHYWKLEGRPHTETVDETARNVGALLKDTVERQLVSDVPLCTLLSGGLDSSALTTLAVNYYKETGQGTVHTFSVDYVDNDKNFKSHAFQPNSDAPWIQRMTTHLGTIHHAMVFDTPELVSSLHDAMTARDMPGMADVDSSLLLFCREIKKEATVAISGEAADEIFGGYPWFHREEALNAGTFPWSLAAGMRADLLSQDVAAWIRPLEYIGDRYLDAVAEVPHLPGEDENTRKMRQMSYLNITRFMPTLLDRKDRMSMAAGLEVRVPFCDHRLVEYVYNIPWEIKTAGDREKGILRKGLEGVLPHDVLYRKKSPYPKTHNPNYLNAVRTQVLELINEGTSPLLPLINVKKIRQLAESEAASSNLPWFGQLMSGPQLFAYLLQVDMWLRDYQVSIR; encoded by the coding sequence ATGTGTGGATTCACGGGCTGGATTGATTGGACCGCCGACCTGACGAAACAATCCATCATTCTGGAGAAAATGACCGGAACGCTCGCAAACCGCGGCCCGGATGCCTCCGGTACCTGGATCTCGCCGCATTGCGCGCTCGGTCATCGCAGGCTCTCCGTCATCGATCCCGTAAACGGAGCTCAGCCGATGATTCGTACATCCGACGACGATACGTACGTCCTCGTTTACAACGGGGAGCTTTATAATGCGCCAGAGCTGAAGCGAGAGCTGGAAAGCCGCGGACGGCGGTTTACGACGACTTGCGATACCGAAGTGCTGCTGGTTGCATATATGGAGTGGGGACCGTCCTGCGTCGAGAAATTCAACGGCATTTTCGCCTTCGCGCTATGGGATTCACGCGAGGAGCAGCTGTTCATCGCCCGCGACCGGCTCGGCGTCAAGCCGTTCTTCTTCTCCAAGCAGCTAGGACGCTTCATCTTCGGGTCGGAGCCGAAAGCGCTGCTCGCGCATCCCGCCGTCAAGCCGGAAGTCGGGCCGGAAGGCTTGGCCGAAATCTTCATCGTCGGGCCGGCGAGAACGCCAGGCGTCGGCGTATACCGCGATTTGACGGAACTGCTGCCCGGCCAATGCGCGGTGGTCAACCGCTCGGGCGTGCATGCATCGCATTATTGGAAGCTCGAAGGCCGGCCGCATACGGAAACCGTCGATGAAACGGCGCGTAACGTAGGCGCTCTGCTGAAAGACACGGTCGAGCGCCAGCTTGTCTCCGACGTGCCGCTGTGCACGCTCCTCTCCGGCGGACTCGACTCCAGCGCGCTTACGACGCTGGCCGTCAATTATTACAAAGAGACGGGACAAGGAACGGTCCATACGTTCTCGGTCGATTACGTCGACAACGACAAGAATTTCAAATCCCACGCATTCCAGCCGAATTCGGATGCGCCATGGATTCAACGGATGACGACGCATCTCGGCACCATCCATCATGCGATGGTGTTCGATACGCCTGAACTTGTCAGCTCCCTTCACGATGCGATGACGGCTCGCGATATGCCCGGCATGGCCGACGTCGATTCGTCGCTGCTGCTGTTCTGCCGGGAAATCAAGAAGGAAGCAACTGTCGCGATCTCGGGAGAAGCGGCGGACGAAATATTCGGCGGTTATCCGTGGTTCCACCGGGAGGAAGCGCTGAATGCCGGCACGTTCCCGTGGTCGCTGGCTGCCGGCATGCGGGCGGATCTGCTGTCGCAGGACGTTGCCGCCTGGATTCGGCCGCTCGAATATATCGGCGACCGTTACTTGGATGCCGTCGCGGAGGTTCCGCATCTCCCCGGCGAAGACGAGAATACGCGCAAAATGCGGCAAATGTCGTATCTCAATATTACCCGCTTCATGCCGACGCTGCTGGACCGCAAAGACCGGATGAGCATGGCCGCCGGTCTCGAGGTGCGGGTTCCTTTCTGCGACCATCGGCTGGTCGAGTACGTGTACAACATTCCATGGGAAATCAAAACGGCCGGCGACCGGGAGAAAGGCATCCTGCGCAAAGGACTGGAAGGCGTTCTTCCGCACGACGTCCTGTACCGCAAGAAAAGCCCTTATCCGAAGACGCATAACCCCAACTACCTGAATGCCGTGCGCACGCAGGTGCTGGAATTGATCAACGAAGGCACTTCCCCGCTGCTCCCGCTCATCAACGTGAAGAAAATCCGCCAGCTGGCGGAATCCGAAGCGGCCAGCTCCAACCTGCCTTGGTTCGGTCAGCTGATGTCCGGCCCGCAGCTGTTCGCCTACCTGCTGCAAGTGGATATGTGGCTGCGCGACTATCAAGTCAGTATTCGATAA